Proteins encoded within one genomic window of Thunnus albacares chromosome 13, fThuAlb1.1, whole genome shotgun sequence:
- the map7d2a gene encoding MAP7 domain-containing protein 2a isoform X1, protein MAKTVTSSSAITGEKMAPPSITLLPEKRSPTNSHNSPARTGKTTPSNTEKKPQINGHASPSHLPANISSNHAGKQTVEGYMKTDDRMRLAKERREERERSLAAREQLIREKERRARLQYERTVEERWRRLEEQRQKEELRRAAVEEKRRQQLEEERERLEALMKRSLERSLQLEQRNKRWSRGCPAGGGDSENAPLPFSAASAFSHGIASPLPAVSESAPCSPHRSPFCSSLNPADHNRAGLQGGSQSTPNTPKKERLRRDRRTASPGCGSPMRRSESPASVSKHLASPTTSKLASKMRAQSPSNAHQYHYSPTRHRPTLSTDDRKAEDKKVEKHSEQCKTETTVKKTTDIKNMNPSSQAEENAVEITKTTSSKGETFDKRLKGDTSEKNQSPDRKDHMSPKADSSEKKAESNTQDGEKKKESVECTSTGKAAAGTTNAEEATRLLAERRRQARAQKELEDKKREQEEEERLKEEQLRKQLAQEQRQAELKAQQEKEKGKKEEEAHRLKQEQEKRQQDVQEKEQQIQMDKEREKVQAQEEAERQRQDREQQTQQEEEERQLRKKRIEEIMKRTRKGEPELKKEEQVETKSVSPPGEVKTVQTNAQVNEQATKKVEFQVKEQVTVQGNMKENAQVKKEGAAAAAQMDNQKSMQVKNDAHQVTPTKSVPDKRPDTKQTSEDQLNKDGKACLLKQQEKEAEMNVNKQHKVNVKAADQIKKEPTKTADSKVNQSEGGMMNGVVKGEGSALKSHHVTVEVSKQQSPKASTAEGKAKGASQMEVMKPSVTPLPVGHPSPPVIKLEPLDVKGTGSGDEVQSMEVSPASKEELISIPEFSPVNEIQHGGMSNTRALEDLMDLTGGVNHPKLSSEGNIGDCNKNLIEGVVSPMSDSKLIGMSPLSSNKLSIQ, encoded by the exons ATGGCGAAAACAGTCACATCATCCAGCGCAATAACAG GTGAAAAGATGGCACCCCCATCCATCACTCTACTTCCTGAAAAGAGATCTCCGACAAACAGTCACAACTCCCCAGCCCGAACTGGGAAGACTA CTCCGTCTAACACAGAGAAGAAGCCGCAAATAAATGGACATGCGTCGCCTTCGCACTTACCGGCTAACATCAGCAGCAACCATGCAGGTAAACAAA CTGTGGAGGGTTACATGAAGACAGACGACAGGATGCGTTTAGCCAAAGAGAGACgcgaggagagggagagaagcctTG cgGCCAGGGAGCAGCTGATCAGGGAGAAGGAGCGGAGGGCTCGGCTACAGTATGAACGCACAGTGGAGGAACGCTGGAGGCGGCTGGAGGAGCAGAGGCAGAAAGAGGAGCTCCGcagagctgcagtggaagaaaagaggaggcaGCAGCTCGAAGAGGAGAGG GAGCGACTGGAGGCCCTGATGAAACGCTCTTTGGAGCGCAGCCTTCAGCTGGAGCAGAGGAACAAACGCTGGAGCAGAGGCTGCCCTGCAGGAGGAG GTGACAGTGAGAATGCCCCACTCCCTTTCTCTGCTGCCTCCGCCTTTTCCCATGGCATTGCCTCCCCCCTTCCTGCTGTCAGCGAATCTG CGCCCTGCAGCCCTCACAGATCACCTTTCTGCAGCTCACTGAACCCTGCTGACCACAACAGAGCTGGACTTCAGGGAGGCTCTCAGTCAACTCCCAATACCCCCAAG AAAGAGCGTCTGCGCAGAGACAGAAGAACTGCATCCCCAGGTTGTGGGTCCCCTATGAGAAGATCTGAATCTCCTGCTAGTGTCAGCAAACACTTGGCTTCCCCTACTACCTCCAA GCTGGCCTCCAAAATGCGTGCCCAGTCTCCTAGCAATGCACATCAGTACCATTACTCTCCTACAAGACATCGTCCAACCCTGTCAACTGATGATAGGAAAGCAGAAGACAAGAAAGTGGAAAAACACAGCGAACAATGCAAGACTGAGACAACCGTGAAAAAGACTACTGACATCAAAAACATGAATCCATCTTCACAAGCTGAGGAGAATGCAGTTGAAATCACTAAAACCACATCATCTAAGGGTGAAACTTTTGATAAACGGCTCAAAGGTGACACATCTGAAAAAAATCAGTCCCCTGACAGAAAGGACCACATGTCTCCCAAAGCCGATTCCTCAGAGAAGAAGGCAGAGAGCAACACTCAggatggagaaaagaaaaaag AATCAGTGGAATGCACGTCCACAGGGAAGGCGGCAGCTGGCACAACAAATGCAGAGGAGGCTACCAGGTTGCTGGCGGAGCGCAGGCGTCAGGCTCGAGCTCAGAAAGAACTGGAAGATAAAAAAcgagaacaagaagaagaagagag ACTAAAGGAGGAGCAGCTCAGGAAGCAACTTGCACAGGAACAGCGACAGGCTGAATTGAAGGCTcaacaagagaaagagaaggggaaaaaagaggaagaggctCACAGGTTGAAACAAGAACAAGAGAAACGACAGCAGGATGTGCAGGAGAAGGAGCAACAGATCCAAATGGACAAAGAG agagaaaaagtccaagCTCAAGAGGAAGCAGAGCGTCAGCGGCAAGACAGAGAACAACAGACGCaacaagaagaggaggagaggcaaCTAAGAAAAAAG AGAATTGAGGAGATCATGAAGAGAACTAGGAAAGGTGAACCTGAGTTGAAG AaggaggagcaggtggagaCAAAGTCCGTCTCACCGCCAG GGGAGGTAAAGACTGTTCAAACTAATGCTCAGGTGAACGAGCAAGCCACCAAAAAGGTTGAGTTTCAGGTTAAAGAGCAGGTCACAGTCCAGGGCAACATGAAGGAAAATGCCCAGGTAAAGAAagaaggagcagcagcagcagcacagatggACAATCAGAAGAGCATGCAAGTTAAAAACGACGCTCATCAAGTGACACCAACAAAGAGCGTTCCTGACAAGAGACCAGACACCAAACAAACCAGTGAAGACCAGCTTAACAAAGATGGCAAAGCCTGTCTTCTCAAGCAACAAGAGAAAGAGGcggaaatgaatgtaaacaagCAGCACAAAGTAAACGTTAAAGCCGCagaccaaataaaaaaagagccGACCAAGACAGCAGATTCCAAAGTCAACCAAAGTGAGGGCGGTATGATGAATGGAGTAGTTAAGGGTGAAGGAAGTGCCTTGAAGAGTCACCATGTAACTGTTGAGGTAAGCAAACAGCAAAGCCCAAAAGCGTCGACAGCTGAGGGAAAGGCTAAAGGAGCGTCCCAGATGGAGGTTATGAAACCCTCTGTGACACCCCTGCCGGTGGGACACCCATCACCGCCAGTCATCAAACTGGAGCCACTAGATGTGAAGGGTACAGGGTCTGGTGATGAGGTGCAGTCCATGGAGGTCAG CCCAGCTTCAAAGGAGGAACTGATTTCAATCCCAGAGTTCTCACCAGTTAATGAAATCCAGCACGGCGGCATGAGTAACACCCGCGCCCTTGAAGACCTGATGGATCTGACAGGCGGCGTCAACCACCCCAAACTGTCCTCTGAAGGCAACATAGGCGACTGCAACAAGAACCTCATTGAGGGCGTTGTCAGTCCCATGTCAGACTCAAAGCTCATTGGGATGTCGCCTCTGTCCTCAAATAAACTTAGCATCCagtag
- the map7d2a gene encoding MAP7 domain-containing protein 2a isoform X2 yields MAKTVTSSSAITGEKMAPPSITLLPEKRSPTNSHNSPARTGKTTPSNTEKKPQINGHASPSHLPANISSNHAGKQTVEGYMKTDDRMRLAKERREERERSLAAREQLIREKERRARLQYERTVEERWRRLEEQRQKEELRRAAVEEKRRQQLEEERERLEALMKRSLERSLQLEQRNKRWSRGCPAGGGDSENAPLPFSAASAFSHGIASPLPAVSESAPCSPHRSPFCSSLNPADHNRAGLQGGSQSTPNTPKKERLRRDRRTASPGCGSPMRRSESPASVSKHLASPTTSKLASKMRAQSPSNAHQYHYSPTRHRPTLSTDDRKAEDKKVEKHSEQCKTETTVKKTTDIKNMNPSSQAEENAVEITKTTSSKGETFDKRLKGDTSEKNQSPDRKDHMSPKADSSEKKAESNTQDGEKKKESVECTSTGKAAAGTTNAEEATRLLAERRRQARAQKELEDKKREQEEEERLKEEQLRKQLAQEQRQAELKAQQEKEKGKKEEEAHRLKQEQEKRQQDVQEKEQQIQMDKEREKVQAQEEAERQRQDREQQTQQEEEERQLRKKRIEEIMKRTRKGEPELKEEQVETKSVSPPGEVKTVQTNAQVNEQATKKVEFQVKEQVTVQGNMKENAQVKKEGAAAAAQMDNQKSMQVKNDAHQVTPTKSVPDKRPDTKQTSEDQLNKDGKACLLKQQEKEAEMNVNKQHKVNVKAADQIKKEPTKTADSKVNQSEGGMMNGVVKGEGSALKSHHVTVEVSKQQSPKASTAEGKAKGASQMEVMKPSVTPLPVGHPSPPVIKLEPLDVKGTGSGDEVQSMEVSPASKEELISIPEFSPVNEIQHGGMSNTRALEDLMDLTGGVNHPKLSSEGNIGDCNKNLIEGVVSPMSDSKLIGMSPLSSNKLSIQ; encoded by the exons ATGGCGAAAACAGTCACATCATCCAGCGCAATAACAG GTGAAAAGATGGCACCCCCATCCATCACTCTACTTCCTGAAAAGAGATCTCCGACAAACAGTCACAACTCCCCAGCCCGAACTGGGAAGACTA CTCCGTCTAACACAGAGAAGAAGCCGCAAATAAATGGACATGCGTCGCCTTCGCACTTACCGGCTAACATCAGCAGCAACCATGCAGGTAAACAAA CTGTGGAGGGTTACATGAAGACAGACGACAGGATGCGTTTAGCCAAAGAGAGACgcgaggagagggagagaagcctTG cgGCCAGGGAGCAGCTGATCAGGGAGAAGGAGCGGAGGGCTCGGCTACAGTATGAACGCACAGTGGAGGAACGCTGGAGGCGGCTGGAGGAGCAGAGGCAGAAAGAGGAGCTCCGcagagctgcagtggaagaaaagaggaggcaGCAGCTCGAAGAGGAGAGG GAGCGACTGGAGGCCCTGATGAAACGCTCTTTGGAGCGCAGCCTTCAGCTGGAGCAGAGGAACAAACGCTGGAGCAGAGGCTGCCCTGCAGGAGGAG GTGACAGTGAGAATGCCCCACTCCCTTTCTCTGCTGCCTCCGCCTTTTCCCATGGCATTGCCTCCCCCCTTCCTGCTGTCAGCGAATCTG CGCCCTGCAGCCCTCACAGATCACCTTTCTGCAGCTCACTGAACCCTGCTGACCACAACAGAGCTGGACTTCAGGGAGGCTCTCAGTCAACTCCCAATACCCCCAAG AAAGAGCGTCTGCGCAGAGACAGAAGAACTGCATCCCCAGGTTGTGGGTCCCCTATGAGAAGATCTGAATCTCCTGCTAGTGTCAGCAAACACTTGGCTTCCCCTACTACCTCCAA GCTGGCCTCCAAAATGCGTGCCCAGTCTCCTAGCAATGCACATCAGTACCATTACTCTCCTACAAGACATCGTCCAACCCTGTCAACTGATGATAGGAAAGCAGAAGACAAGAAAGTGGAAAAACACAGCGAACAATGCAAGACTGAGACAACCGTGAAAAAGACTACTGACATCAAAAACATGAATCCATCTTCACAAGCTGAGGAGAATGCAGTTGAAATCACTAAAACCACATCATCTAAGGGTGAAACTTTTGATAAACGGCTCAAAGGTGACACATCTGAAAAAAATCAGTCCCCTGACAGAAAGGACCACATGTCTCCCAAAGCCGATTCCTCAGAGAAGAAGGCAGAGAGCAACACTCAggatggagaaaagaaaaaag AATCAGTGGAATGCACGTCCACAGGGAAGGCGGCAGCTGGCACAACAAATGCAGAGGAGGCTACCAGGTTGCTGGCGGAGCGCAGGCGTCAGGCTCGAGCTCAGAAAGAACTGGAAGATAAAAAAcgagaacaagaagaagaagagag ACTAAAGGAGGAGCAGCTCAGGAAGCAACTTGCACAGGAACAGCGACAGGCTGAATTGAAGGCTcaacaagagaaagagaaggggaaaaaagaggaagaggctCACAGGTTGAAACAAGAACAAGAGAAACGACAGCAGGATGTGCAGGAGAAGGAGCAACAGATCCAAATGGACAAAGAG agagaaaaagtccaagCTCAAGAGGAAGCAGAGCGTCAGCGGCAAGACAGAGAACAACAGACGCaacaagaagaggaggagaggcaaCTAAGAAAAAAG AGAATTGAGGAGATCATGAAGAGAACTAGGAAAGGTGAACCTGAGTTGAAG gaggagcaggtggagaCAAAGTCCGTCTCACCGCCAG GGGAGGTAAAGACTGTTCAAACTAATGCTCAGGTGAACGAGCAAGCCACCAAAAAGGTTGAGTTTCAGGTTAAAGAGCAGGTCACAGTCCAGGGCAACATGAAGGAAAATGCCCAGGTAAAGAAagaaggagcagcagcagcagcacagatggACAATCAGAAGAGCATGCAAGTTAAAAACGACGCTCATCAAGTGACACCAACAAAGAGCGTTCCTGACAAGAGACCAGACACCAAACAAACCAGTGAAGACCAGCTTAACAAAGATGGCAAAGCCTGTCTTCTCAAGCAACAAGAGAAAGAGGcggaaatgaatgtaaacaagCAGCACAAAGTAAACGTTAAAGCCGCagaccaaataaaaaaagagccGACCAAGACAGCAGATTCCAAAGTCAACCAAAGTGAGGGCGGTATGATGAATGGAGTAGTTAAGGGTGAAGGAAGTGCCTTGAAGAGTCACCATGTAACTGTTGAGGTAAGCAAACAGCAAAGCCCAAAAGCGTCGACAGCTGAGGGAAAGGCTAAAGGAGCGTCCCAGATGGAGGTTATGAAACCCTCTGTGACACCCCTGCCGGTGGGACACCCATCACCGCCAGTCATCAAACTGGAGCCACTAGATGTGAAGGGTACAGGGTCTGGTGATGAGGTGCAGTCCATGGAGGTCAG CCCAGCTTCAAAGGAGGAACTGATTTCAATCCCAGAGTTCTCACCAGTTAATGAAATCCAGCACGGCGGCATGAGTAACACCCGCGCCCTTGAAGACCTGATGGATCTGACAGGCGGCGTCAACCACCCCAAACTGTCCTCTGAAGGCAACATAGGCGACTGCAACAAGAACCTCATTGAGGGCGTTGTCAGTCCCATGTCAGACTCAAAGCTCATTGGGATGTCGCCTCTGTCCTCAAATAAACTTAGCATCCagtag
- the map7d2a gene encoding MAP7 domain-containing protein 2a isoform X4: MAKTVTSSSAITGEKMAPPSITLLPEKRSPTNSHNSPARTGKTTPSNTEKKPQINGHASPSHLPANISSNHAGKQTVEGYMKTDDRMRLAKERREERERSLAAREQLIREKERRARLQYERTVEERWRRLEEQRQKEELRRAAVEEKRRQQLEEERERLEALMKRSLERSLQLEQRNKRWSRGCPAGGAPCSPHRSPFCSSLNPADHNRAGLQGGSQSTPNTPKKERLRRDRRTASPGCGSPMRRSESPASVSKHLASPTTSKLASKMRAQSPSNAHQYHYSPTRHRPTLSTDDRKAEDKKVEKHSEQCKTETTVKKTTDIKNMNPSSQAEENAVEITKTTSSKGETFDKRLKGDTSEKNQSPDRKDHMSPKADSSEKKAESNTQDGEKKKESVECTSTGKAAAGTTNAEEATRLLAERRRQARAQKELEDKKREQEEEERLKEEQLRKQLAQEQRQAELKAQQEKEKGKKEEEAHRLKQEQEKRQQDVQEKEQQIQMDKEREKVQAQEEAERQRQDREQQTQQEEEERQLRKKRIEEIMKRTRKGEPELKKEEQVETKSVSPPGEVKTVQTNAQVNEQATKKVEFQVKEQVTVQGNMKENAQVKKEGAAAAAQMDNQKSMQVKNDAHQVTPTKSVPDKRPDTKQTSEDQLNKDGKACLLKQQEKEAEMNVNKQHKVNVKAADQIKKEPTKTADSKVNQSEGGMMNGVVKGEGSALKSHHVTVEVSKQQSPKASTAEGKAKGASQMEVMKPSVTPLPVGHPSPPVIKLEPLDVKGTGSGDEVQSMEVSPASKEELISIPEFSPVNEIQHGGMSNTRALEDLMDLTGGVNHPKLSSEGNIGDCNKNLIEGVVSPMSDSKLIGMSPLSSNKLSIQ, encoded by the exons ATGGCGAAAACAGTCACATCATCCAGCGCAATAACAG GTGAAAAGATGGCACCCCCATCCATCACTCTACTTCCTGAAAAGAGATCTCCGACAAACAGTCACAACTCCCCAGCCCGAACTGGGAAGACTA CTCCGTCTAACACAGAGAAGAAGCCGCAAATAAATGGACATGCGTCGCCTTCGCACTTACCGGCTAACATCAGCAGCAACCATGCAGGTAAACAAA CTGTGGAGGGTTACATGAAGACAGACGACAGGATGCGTTTAGCCAAAGAGAGACgcgaggagagggagagaagcctTG cgGCCAGGGAGCAGCTGATCAGGGAGAAGGAGCGGAGGGCTCGGCTACAGTATGAACGCACAGTGGAGGAACGCTGGAGGCGGCTGGAGGAGCAGAGGCAGAAAGAGGAGCTCCGcagagctgcagtggaagaaaagaggaggcaGCAGCTCGAAGAGGAGAGG GAGCGACTGGAGGCCCTGATGAAACGCTCTTTGGAGCGCAGCCTTCAGCTGGAGCAGAGGAACAAACGCTGGAGCAGAGGCTGCCCTGCAGGAGGAG CGCCCTGCAGCCCTCACAGATCACCTTTCTGCAGCTCACTGAACCCTGCTGACCACAACAGAGCTGGACTTCAGGGAGGCTCTCAGTCAACTCCCAATACCCCCAAG AAAGAGCGTCTGCGCAGAGACAGAAGAACTGCATCCCCAGGTTGTGGGTCCCCTATGAGAAGATCTGAATCTCCTGCTAGTGTCAGCAAACACTTGGCTTCCCCTACTACCTCCAA GCTGGCCTCCAAAATGCGTGCCCAGTCTCCTAGCAATGCACATCAGTACCATTACTCTCCTACAAGACATCGTCCAACCCTGTCAACTGATGATAGGAAAGCAGAAGACAAGAAAGTGGAAAAACACAGCGAACAATGCAAGACTGAGACAACCGTGAAAAAGACTACTGACATCAAAAACATGAATCCATCTTCACAAGCTGAGGAGAATGCAGTTGAAATCACTAAAACCACATCATCTAAGGGTGAAACTTTTGATAAACGGCTCAAAGGTGACACATCTGAAAAAAATCAGTCCCCTGACAGAAAGGACCACATGTCTCCCAAAGCCGATTCCTCAGAGAAGAAGGCAGAGAGCAACACTCAggatggagaaaagaaaaaag AATCAGTGGAATGCACGTCCACAGGGAAGGCGGCAGCTGGCACAACAAATGCAGAGGAGGCTACCAGGTTGCTGGCGGAGCGCAGGCGTCAGGCTCGAGCTCAGAAAGAACTGGAAGATAAAAAAcgagaacaagaagaagaagagag ACTAAAGGAGGAGCAGCTCAGGAAGCAACTTGCACAGGAACAGCGACAGGCTGAATTGAAGGCTcaacaagagaaagagaaggggaaaaaagaggaagaggctCACAGGTTGAAACAAGAACAAGAGAAACGACAGCAGGATGTGCAGGAGAAGGAGCAACAGATCCAAATGGACAAAGAG agagaaaaagtccaagCTCAAGAGGAAGCAGAGCGTCAGCGGCAAGACAGAGAACAACAGACGCaacaagaagaggaggagaggcaaCTAAGAAAAAAG AGAATTGAGGAGATCATGAAGAGAACTAGGAAAGGTGAACCTGAGTTGAAG AaggaggagcaggtggagaCAAAGTCCGTCTCACCGCCAG GGGAGGTAAAGACTGTTCAAACTAATGCTCAGGTGAACGAGCAAGCCACCAAAAAGGTTGAGTTTCAGGTTAAAGAGCAGGTCACAGTCCAGGGCAACATGAAGGAAAATGCCCAGGTAAAGAAagaaggagcagcagcagcagcacagatggACAATCAGAAGAGCATGCAAGTTAAAAACGACGCTCATCAAGTGACACCAACAAAGAGCGTTCCTGACAAGAGACCAGACACCAAACAAACCAGTGAAGACCAGCTTAACAAAGATGGCAAAGCCTGTCTTCTCAAGCAACAAGAGAAAGAGGcggaaatgaatgtaaacaagCAGCACAAAGTAAACGTTAAAGCCGCagaccaaataaaaaaagagccGACCAAGACAGCAGATTCCAAAGTCAACCAAAGTGAGGGCGGTATGATGAATGGAGTAGTTAAGGGTGAAGGAAGTGCCTTGAAGAGTCACCATGTAACTGTTGAGGTAAGCAAACAGCAAAGCCCAAAAGCGTCGACAGCTGAGGGAAAGGCTAAAGGAGCGTCCCAGATGGAGGTTATGAAACCCTCTGTGACACCCCTGCCGGTGGGACACCCATCACCGCCAGTCATCAAACTGGAGCCACTAGATGTGAAGGGTACAGGGTCTGGTGATGAGGTGCAGTCCATGGAGGTCAG CCCAGCTTCAAAGGAGGAACTGATTTCAATCCCAGAGTTCTCACCAGTTAATGAAATCCAGCACGGCGGCATGAGTAACACCCGCGCCCTTGAAGACCTGATGGATCTGACAGGCGGCGTCAACCACCCCAAACTGTCCTCTGAAGGCAACATAGGCGACTGCAACAAGAACCTCATTGAGGGCGTTGTCAGTCCCATGTCAGACTCAAAGCTCATTGGGATGTCGCCTCTGTCCTCAAATAAACTTAGCATCCagtag
- the map7d2a gene encoding MAP7 domain-containing protein 2a isoform X3 has product MAKTVTSSSAITGEKMAPPSITLLPEKRSPTNSHNSPARTGKTTPSNTEKKPQINGHASPSHLPANISSNHAAVEGYMKTDDRMRLAKERREERERSLAAREQLIREKERRARLQYERTVEERWRRLEEQRQKEELRRAAVEEKRRQQLEEERERLEALMKRSLERSLQLEQRNKRWSRGCPAGGGDSENAPLPFSAASAFSHGIASPLPAVSESAPCSPHRSPFCSSLNPADHNRAGLQGGSQSTPNTPKKERLRRDRRTASPGCGSPMRRSESPASVSKHLASPTTSKLASKMRAQSPSNAHQYHYSPTRHRPTLSTDDRKAEDKKVEKHSEQCKTETTVKKTTDIKNMNPSSQAEENAVEITKTTSSKGETFDKRLKGDTSEKNQSPDRKDHMSPKADSSEKKAESNTQDGEKKKESVECTSTGKAAAGTTNAEEATRLLAERRRQARAQKELEDKKREQEEEERLKEEQLRKQLAQEQRQAELKAQQEKEKGKKEEEAHRLKQEQEKRQQDVQEKEQQIQMDKEREKVQAQEEAERQRQDREQQTQQEEEERQLRKKRIEEIMKRTRKGEPELKKEEQVETKSVSPPGEVKTVQTNAQVNEQATKKVEFQVKEQVTVQGNMKENAQVKKEGAAAAAQMDNQKSMQVKNDAHQVTPTKSVPDKRPDTKQTSEDQLNKDGKACLLKQQEKEAEMNVNKQHKVNVKAADQIKKEPTKTADSKVNQSEGGMMNGVVKGEGSALKSHHVTVEVSKQQSPKASTAEGKAKGASQMEVMKPSVTPLPVGHPSPPVIKLEPLDVKGTGSGDEVQSMEVSPASKEELISIPEFSPVNEIQHGGMSNTRALEDLMDLTGGVNHPKLSSEGNIGDCNKNLIEGVVSPMSDSKLIGMSPLSSNKLSIQ; this is encoded by the exons ATGGCGAAAACAGTCACATCATCCAGCGCAATAACAG GTGAAAAGATGGCACCCCCATCCATCACTCTACTTCCTGAAAAGAGATCTCCGACAAACAGTCACAACTCCCCAGCCCGAACTGGGAAGACTA CTCCGTCTAACACAGAGAAGAAGCCGCAAATAAATGGACATGCGTCGCCTTCGCACTTACCGGCTAACATCAGCAGCAACCATGCAG CTGTGGAGGGTTACATGAAGACAGACGACAGGATGCGTTTAGCCAAAGAGAGACgcgaggagagggagagaagcctTG cgGCCAGGGAGCAGCTGATCAGGGAGAAGGAGCGGAGGGCTCGGCTACAGTATGAACGCACAGTGGAGGAACGCTGGAGGCGGCTGGAGGAGCAGAGGCAGAAAGAGGAGCTCCGcagagctgcagtggaagaaaagaggaggcaGCAGCTCGAAGAGGAGAGG GAGCGACTGGAGGCCCTGATGAAACGCTCTTTGGAGCGCAGCCTTCAGCTGGAGCAGAGGAACAAACGCTGGAGCAGAGGCTGCCCTGCAGGAGGAG GTGACAGTGAGAATGCCCCACTCCCTTTCTCTGCTGCCTCCGCCTTTTCCCATGGCATTGCCTCCCCCCTTCCTGCTGTCAGCGAATCTG CGCCCTGCAGCCCTCACAGATCACCTTTCTGCAGCTCACTGAACCCTGCTGACCACAACAGAGCTGGACTTCAGGGAGGCTCTCAGTCAACTCCCAATACCCCCAAG AAAGAGCGTCTGCGCAGAGACAGAAGAACTGCATCCCCAGGTTGTGGGTCCCCTATGAGAAGATCTGAATCTCCTGCTAGTGTCAGCAAACACTTGGCTTCCCCTACTACCTCCAA GCTGGCCTCCAAAATGCGTGCCCAGTCTCCTAGCAATGCACATCAGTACCATTACTCTCCTACAAGACATCGTCCAACCCTGTCAACTGATGATAGGAAAGCAGAAGACAAGAAAGTGGAAAAACACAGCGAACAATGCAAGACTGAGACAACCGTGAAAAAGACTACTGACATCAAAAACATGAATCCATCTTCACAAGCTGAGGAGAATGCAGTTGAAATCACTAAAACCACATCATCTAAGGGTGAAACTTTTGATAAACGGCTCAAAGGTGACACATCTGAAAAAAATCAGTCCCCTGACAGAAAGGACCACATGTCTCCCAAAGCCGATTCCTCAGAGAAGAAGGCAGAGAGCAACACTCAggatggagaaaagaaaaaag AATCAGTGGAATGCACGTCCACAGGGAAGGCGGCAGCTGGCACAACAAATGCAGAGGAGGCTACCAGGTTGCTGGCGGAGCGCAGGCGTCAGGCTCGAGCTCAGAAAGAACTGGAAGATAAAAAAcgagaacaagaagaagaagagag ACTAAAGGAGGAGCAGCTCAGGAAGCAACTTGCACAGGAACAGCGACAGGCTGAATTGAAGGCTcaacaagagaaagagaaggggaaaaaagaggaagaggctCACAGGTTGAAACAAGAACAAGAGAAACGACAGCAGGATGTGCAGGAGAAGGAGCAACAGATCCAAATGGACAAAGAG agagaaaaagtccaagCTCAAGAGGAAGCAGAGCGTCAGCGGCAAGACAGAGAACAACAGACGCaacaagaagaggaggagaggcaaCTAAGAAAAAAG AGAATTGAGGAGATCATGAAGAGAACTAGGAAAGGTGAACCTGAGTTGAAG AaggaggagcaggtggagaCAAAGTCCGTCTCACCGCCAG GGGAGGTAAAGACTGTTCAAACTAATGCTCAGGTGAACGAGCAAGCCACCAAAAAGGTTGAGTTTCAGGTTAAAGAGCAGGTCACAGTCCAGGGCAACATGAAGGAAAATGCCCAGGTAAAGAAagaaggagcagcagcagcagcacagatggACAATCAGAAGAGCATGCAAGTTAAAAACGACGCTCATCAAGTGACACCAACAAAGAGCGTTCCTGACAAGAGACCAGACACCAAACAAACCAGTGAAGACCAGCTTAACAAAGATGGCAAAGCCTGTCTTCTCAAGCAACAAGAGAAAGAGGcggaaatgaatgtaaacaagCAGCACAAAGTAAACGTTAAAGCCGCagaccaaataaaaaaagagccGACCAAGACAGCAGATTCCAAAGTCAACCAAAGTGAGGGCGGTATGATGAATGGAGTAGTTAAGGGTGAAGGAAGTGCCTTGAAGAGTCACCATGTAACTGTTGAGGTAAGCAAACAGCAAAGCCCAAAAGCGTCGACAGCTGAGGGAAAGGCTAAAGGAGCGTCCCAGATGGAGGTTATGAAACCCTCTGTGACACCCCTGCCGGTGGGACACCCATCACCGCCAGTCATCAAACTGGAGCCACTAGATGTGAAGGGTACAGGGTCTGGTGATGAGGTGCAGTCCATGGAGGTCAG CCCAGCTTCAAAGGAGGAACTGATTTCAATCCCAGAGTTCTCACCAGTTAATGAAATCCAGCACGGCGGCATGAGTAACACCCGCGCCCTTGAAGACCTGATGGATCTGACAGGCGGCGTCAACCACCCCAAACTGTCCTCTGAAGGCAACATAGGCGACTGCAACAAGAACCTCATTGAGGGCGTTGTCAGTCCCATGTCAGACTCAAAGCTCATTGGGATGTCGCCTCTGTCCTCAAATAAACTTAGCATCCagtag